The DNA sequence AATCACGTCTCCCGGCAAGATCGACAGGCCATTCGTGCGCACCTCGTCGTAGAAGTTTCTCGGCGATCCCGAAGGGGGGTTGTTCGTGAAGGAATACGAGCCGTACAACCACGAGTAGCGAGACGTCATCGGCAGCTTCGCCACGAACGCACCATTTTTGTAGAGGCTGAGGGTGTAGTCGGTTCCCTTTCCGTCCGCCGTATCGGGCACGCTATAACGCACGACGATGGCGGTGGCCGTCGATACGGCGCTGAATTGCATAAACTGTCCGGTCGCACTGAGCTGAACACACTGCCGGCCCGAGGATTCGCCCGCGACTGTGTTGGGCGTATACGATGGCCCGAGGACGGTGCCGTTGTTGGTCATATTCTCGGCTTCGTAGGTGGTCCACGGCACGGTCGCGCCGCTAAACGCCAGGGCAGAGTCCAGCGAAATGACAAGGGTCAGGATTACAGCAAGGTTAAGCATCTTGGCTTTCATAGGTGTCTTCGACTCACTCGCACACGTCAACCCCGACTATAAACAATACTCGCACGGATGACAGCAAACAAGTGCATACTTTACGTAAAGCTCAGAAGCAAGTTGTTGTCTTTGCCAGTTTAGGCGACACACATACCAAGCGAGACATCTCATGCGAACCAACAGTGATTACCGGCATCGGCCATCTCGCAATGACCGGCCTGACGAAGAAGATCGATGAAATCAAAAACGTTGAATCAGCCCTGGTATGCCGTGGGTGACCCGTGGTTTTTGACGCAATCCGAATGGGCTGCGGATAGGAATGTGTACTTCGAAACGATATTCACCCAATCCAATGGATACATGGGTGTCCGAGGGTATACCGAGGAGGCCAACGCCGGGCTGAAGACCTTTCGCGAGGGCTATCTGGCCGGAGTTTTCGGGCAGGTTGACGAGGCCGCGCTGAAACAGGTCCGCGTCAACTACGGCTGGCCCATGGTGGCCATGATAACGCTTCCGGAACTGTTTGCCTGCGAGATCAAATTGGAAGGGGAACCCTTCAATCTCTCCCAAGGAACCATCGATTTTTTCAGCCGGTCGCTGAATATGTACAATGGCGTATTGTCCCGGCACGTGGTCTGGGTCAGCCCGACCGGGTTGCGCACGCGGCTGCTCTTTGAGCGATTCCTCTCGGCGGCTGAACCGCATCTGGGGATGCAACAAATCACGCTCTTGCCGGAGAATTGGAGCGGCAAGGCAATCTTGAAATTCGAACTCGATGGCGCGTACCCAACCTATTTCCGGTGCGGGGACCGGTCCCTGCCTCACTTGCGCGAAGATCTCCTGGAGAGTCCACAAGTCAAGCTGGGTGAGGGTGGGGAAGCCAGCCTGGCTGTCCGTGTCAAGGGCACGGGCCACGCGGTGAGTATTGCGTCACACGTCGCCGGCGGTCCGTGCGACATGTCCACACGAAACTCAACGGTCTTGAGACAAGAGGTCACGCTCGCGCTACGCAAACGGGAACCCGTGAGTGTCCTTCATGCCGTGGCAGTAGTCAGTTCGCGGGACGAAGTGGAACCATCGCGCGTCCCCGAGGTGGCCACCGATATCGCGCGTGAGGCGGCGAGAGTCGGTTATCACAGTTCCCTGGCGGAATCCGAGAAAATCTGGCGGCGTCGCTGGGCAATGGCAGACGTGACGATTGACGGCCCGGCAAGAGATCAAGCCTACCTTCGGTTCGGCTCATTCAGCATGCTGCAGATGGCCCCGTTTCATACGGACAAGATCAGCGTACCGGCGCGCGCGTATGCCTTTAACCGGTATCACGGCTTGTATTACTGGGACAGTGAAACCTTCTTGTTGCCGTACTACCTGCACACCTATCCCGAGGTGGCAGAGAAATTATTGAGCTTCCGCTATCGAACATTGGAGGGAGCGCGACGGAACGCCCGACGTTTGAAGTCGCCGGGCGCTTGTTTTCCGTGGATGGCTGATTCCCAGGATGGGACTGAACAGGCGCCGTGGAGTATCGGTGACTACGTGTGGCATCAGAACGCGGACATTGCGTATGCGATTGACCAATACGTGCAGGTCACTGGCGATCACAAGTTCTTGCTCGAAAAGGGGCTGGAGATACTCGTGGACAGCGCGCGCTTCTGGATGTCGCGCATGGAGGAGGACAAGGCGGGCGTGGTGCATCTGCATGACACCGTCGGGCCGGACGAACTCGACAAGCACGGCAAGGACAACGGTTACACAAGTCTTATGGCGCGGCGTCATCTTCAGCTCGCCGCGCGTTGGCTCAAGAGCATCAAGGCCACTGAACCGCATGCCGCGAAGGCACTGATTGAGAAGCTGGAGATCGGGGCCGGAGAGGTTGCGAATTGGACGAACGCGGCCAAGCGGATGGCGGTCCCGTCGGTTCCGGGTCGCGATATCCCTCTCCAGGACGAATTCCTGCTTGGCAAGAAAACACTCGATTTCAAAGGAATAAGTGCTGACGAGGCGTATGCCATGCGACACACGCACCGAGTGGTGAAACAGTCGGACATCATCCTTGCGATGTACTTGTTGCAGGAGGACTTCACCGTGGAGCAAATGCGGGAGGCCTATGACTTCTATGAGCCGATGACTCTCCACTACTCGTCGTT is a window from the Verrucomicrobiia bacterium genome containing:
- a CDS encoding glycosyl hydrolase family 65 protein, which gives rise to MKSKTLNQPWYAVGDPWFLTQSEWAADRNVYFETIFTQSNGYMGVRGYTEEANAGLKTFREGYLAGVFGQVDEAALKQVRVNYGWPMVAMITLPELFACEIKLEGEPFNLSQGTIDFFSRSLNMYNGVLSRHVVWVSPTGLRTRLLFERFLSAAEPHLGMQQITLLPENWSGKAILKFELDGAYPTYFRCGDRSLPHLREDLLESPQVKLGEGGEASLAVRVKGTGHAVSIASHVAGGPCDMSTRNSTVLRQEVTLALRKREPVSVLHAVAVVSSRDEVEPSRVPEVATDIAREAARVGYHSSLAESEKIWRRRWAMADVTIDGPARDQAYLRFGSFSMLQMAPFHTDKISVPARAYAFNRYHGLYYWDSETFLLPYYLHTYPEVAEKLLSFRYRTLEGARRNARRLKSPGACFPWMADSQDGTEQAPWSIGDYVWHQNADIAYAIDQYVQVTGDHKFLLEKGLEILVDSARFWMSRMEEDKAGVVHLHDTVGPDELDKHGKDNGYTSLMARRHLQLAARWLKSIKATEPHAAKALIEKLEIGAGEVANWTNAAKRMAVPSVPGRDIPLQDEFLLGKKTLDFKGISADEAYAMRHTHRVVKQSDIILAMYLLQEDFTVEQMREAYDFYEPMTLHYSSLSYNTHSILATKIGREQQAYDYFCKAAGLDLDDGRGTIADGLHAAALGGTWLTLVYGFLGMRLLPKGIAFEPRLPEAWKSVSLRIAYRGYRLNLTLAHDVHRLDVEGSEGQPQARVVLNGEEHLLRDELSVTSPAQGVELNQQFLRSAQSNENNQSRYL